Proteins from a genomic interval of Arachis hypogaea cultivar Tifrunner chromosome 10, arahy.Tifrunner.gnm2.J5K5, whole genome shotgun sequence:
- the LOC112714983 gene encoding protein VACUOLELESS1, producing MANVSVAAEWQLLYNRYYRKPELYPMRWKHVDLARHKVAGAPFGGPVAVIRDDSKIVQLHAESALRKLRLFNSAGHPLADAVWRHPGGRLIGMSWNDDLTLVCVVQDGTIYRYDLHAQLVEPNISMGKECFEQNVADCAFWGNGVVCITEQNQLFCIPDFRNPKPVPLADPMIDEPPRCIAVIEPQYTMSGNVEVLLGVADDPVVLVVEEDGVQRLGEGLLRGPLQKMVVSRDGKWLASFTHDGRLLVTTSDLTGIIIERECESSLPPEQIAWCGMDAVLLYWDDMLLMMGPDGDPVHYLYDEPIILIPECDGVRILSNTSMEFLQRVPDSTVSIFTIGSTSPAALLYDALDHFDRRSAKADENLRLIKPSLPEAVEACVDASGHEFDVSRQRTLLRAASYGQAFCSNFQRDRIQEMCKILRVLNAVRNPEIGIPLSIQQYKLLSPSVLIGRLINAHRHLLALRISEYLGMNQEVVIMHWACSKITASLSIPDATLLDILLDKLKLCKGISYAAVAAHADKNGRRKLAAMLVDHEPRSSKQVPLLLSIGEEDTALMKATESGDIDLVYLVLFHIWQKRQSLEFFGTIQARPLARDLFITYARCYKHEYLKDFFLSTGQLQDVAFLLWKESWEFVKNPMASKGSPLHGPRIKLIEKAQSLFAETKEHVFESKAAEEHAKLLRIQHELEVTTKQAIFVDSSISDTIRTCIVLGNHRAAMRVKTEFKVSEKRWYWLKVFALATIKDWVALEKFSKEKRPPIGYRPFVEACIEADEKAEAIKYIPKLADPRERAESYARIGLVKEAADAASQAKDGELLGRLKLTFAQNAAASSIFDTLRDRLSFPGAS from the exons ATGGCCAACGTCTCAGTGGCCGCGGAGTGGCAGCTCCTCTACAACCGCTACTACCGCAAGCCAGAGCTCTACCCAATGAGGTGGAAACACGTGGACCTCGCCCGCCACAAGGTCGCTGGCGCCCCATTCGGCGGTCCCGTCGCCGTCATCCGTGACGACTCCAAGATCGTCCAGCTACACGCTGAGTCCGCCCTCCGCAAGCTCCGCCTCTTCAACTCCGCTGGTCATCCCCTCGCCGACGCCGTCTGGCGCCACCCGGGCGGCCGCCTCATCGGAATGTCTTGGAACGATGATCTCACCCTCGTCTGCGTCGTTCAAGACGGTACCATCTACCGTTACGACCTCCACGCCCAACTCGTCGAACCTAACATCTCCATGGGCAAGGAATGCTTCGAGCAGAACGTTGCCGATTGCGCTTTCTGGGGAAACGGCGTTGTCTGCATCACTGAGCAGAATCAGCTCTTTTGTATTCCCGATTTTCGGAACCCTAAGCCCGTCCCCCTCGCCGATCCGATGATTGACGAGCCGCCGCGGTGCATCGCCGTGATCGAACCACAGTACACCATGTCTGGAAACGTCGAGGTGCTTCTCGGAGTTGCTGACGATCCTGTGGTGCTCGTTGTGGAGGAGGACGGCGTGCAGCGGCTCGGGGAGGGTTTGCTCCGGGGGCCGCTGCAGAAGATGGTTGTGTCCCGTGACGGCAAGTGGCTTGCTTCGTTCACGCACGATGGGAGGCTCTTGGTTACTACCTCGGACTTGACCGGCATCATCATCGAAAGGGAGTGCGAG TCCTCTCTTCCTCCAGAGCAGATTGCTTGGTGTGGAATGGACGCTGTGCTGCTTTATTGGGATGATATGCTTTTAATGATGGGTCCCGATGGAGATCCGGTCCACTACCTCTATGATGAACCTATAATTCTTATACCTGAGTGTGATGGAGTGAGGATATTGTCCAACACGAGTATGGAATTTCTACAACGGGTTCCGGATTCCACTGTTTCAATCTTCACAATTGGAAGTACATCTCCTGCAGCTTTACTATATGATGCCTTGGATCATTTTGATAGACGAAGTGCAAAG GCAGATGAAAATTTGAGATTGATAAAACCATCCCTTCCCGAGGCAGTTGAAGCATGTGTTGATGCTTCAGGTCATGAATTTGATGTTTCACGCCAACGTACTCTATTAAGGGCTGCTAGCTATGGTCAAGCCTTTTGTAG TAATTTCCAACGTGATCGTATCCAAGAGATGTGTAAAATTCTACGAGTCTTGAATGCAGTTCGCAATCCCGAGATCGGCATTCCTCTTAGCATTCAGCAGTATAAG TTGCTTTCACCATCTGTTCTGATTGGGCGGCTGATTAATGCTCACCGACATCTGCTTGCACTGCGGATATCAGAATATCTTGGAATGAATCAA GAGGTGGTGATAATGCACTGGGCATGTTCAAAGATAACTGCTTCATTGTCTATTCCTGATGCAACACTTCTAGATATTCTGCTTGATAAG ttAAAATTGTGCAAAGGTATATCGTATGCTGCAGTAGCTGCGCATGCTGACAAAAACGGCCGTCGAAAGTTAGCTGCTATGCTTGTTGATCATGAACCACGCTCTTCTAAACAG GTTCCTCTCTTGTTAAGTATAGGAGAAGAAGATACGGCGTTGATGAAGGCAACTGAGAGTGGTGATATAGACCTTGTTTACCTGGTCCTCTTTCATATTTGGCAAAAG AGGCAGTCATTAGAGTTCTTTGGAACAATACAGGCCAGACCATTAGCCCGTGACTTATTTATAACTTATGCACG GTGCTATAAACATGAATATTTGAAAGATTTCTTCCTATCAACTGGCCAACTTCAA GATGTTGCATTTCTTCTGTGGAAAGAATCATGGGAATTTGTGAAAAATCCCATGGCAAGCAAGGGATCTCCACTTCATGGTCCACGGATAAAACTTATTGAAAAGGCCCAGAGTCTTTTTGCAGAAACCAAGGAACATGTCTTTGAATCAAAGGCTGCTGAAGAGCATGCAAAGCTGTTAAG AATTCAGCATGAACTTGAAGTGACTACAAAGCAGGCCATTTTTGTAGATTCAAGTATAAGTGATACAATCCGAACTTGTATTGTCTTGGGAAATCATCGAGCTGCAATGAGGGTGAAAACAGAATTTAAG GTGTCTGAGAAGAGATGGTATTGGCTGAAAGTTTTTGCTTTGGCTACAATCAAGGATTGGGTTGCCCTAGAAAAATTTTCAAAGGAGAAGAGACCTCCCATTG GTTATAGGCCATTTGTTGAGGCATGCATTGAAGCAGATGAAAAGGCAGAGGCTATTAAATATATCCCAAAACTCGCAGACCCTCGAGAAAGAGCTGAG TCCTATGCCCGAATTGGCTTGGTCAAGGAAGCTGCCGATGCAGCTTCGCAGGCAAAAGATGGCGAATTGCTCGGTCGGTTGAAACTAACATTTGCACAAAATGCAGCAGCGTCATCGATATTTGATACTCTCCGCGATCGGTTGTCCTTCCCAGGTGCTTCGTGA